One Chitinophaga sp. H8 DNA window includes the following coding sequences:
- a CDS encoding dipeptidase codes for MESKRKLIVDAHLDLGMNAVEWNRDLRLPVQEIRKRESGMVDKLDRGRNTVSLPALREGNVGLVVATQLARYVASGRPDDGDPYWNSPEICWSITQAQRSYYKVMEDLGEMVQITGKNDLLEHVECWLKEDAADDNSKPVGYILSLEGADSLVNIGFLEKAYAYGLRAIGVSHYGQGRYAGGSGTESGFTAKGRELLREMDNLDMILDVTHLTDLGFKEAITLYKGPIWASHHNCRTVISGQRQLSDDQLRILIDREAVIGGALDNWMLAESWIRGVDDPFMRNVGLERLIDHYDHICQLAGNSLHCAIGSDLDGMYGTEQSPYDLDTIADMQKLSGLLQRRGYGEDDIDNIFYGNWIRFMEASLP; via the coding sequence ATGGAATCTAAACGTAAATTAATTGTAGATGCGCATCTGGACCTTGGCATGAATGCCGTGGAATGGAATCGTGACCTCCGTTTGCCTGTGCAGGAGATCCGTAAACGTGAAAGTGGAATGGTTGATAAGCTGGACAGGGGGAGAAATACGGTATCTCTTCCCGCTTTGCGGGAGGGCAATGTAGGGTTGGTGGTAGCCACTCAATTGGCGAGGTATGTTGCTTCGGGGCGCCCGGATGATGGAGATCCTTATTGGAATTCTCCTGAAATATGCTGGAGTATCACACAGGCGCAACGCAGTTATTATAAGGTGATGGAAGATCTGGGAGAAATGGTACAGATCACCGGGAAGAATGATTTGCTGGAACATGTGGAATGCTGGTTGAAAGAAGATGCTGCGGATGATAACAGTAAGCCGGTGGGGTATATCCTTAGCTTGGAAGGGGCAGATTCTTTAGTGAACATCGGTTTCCTTGAAAAGGCATACGCCTATGGCCTTCGCGCAATAGGTGTTTCTCATTACGGCCAGGGGAGGTACGCTGGTGGAAGTGGAACAGAATCAGGGTTTACAGCCAAAGGCCGTGAATTACTCCGTGAAATGGATAATCTGGATATGATCCTTGACGTAACGCATTTGACAGACCTGGGTTTCAAAGAGGCTATTACATTATATAAAGGCCCTATTTGGGCCAGCCATCACAATTGCAGGACTGTTATCAGTGGTCAGCGGCAATTGTCTGACGATCAGTTACGGATATTAATAGACAGAGAGGCTGTAATTGGAGGAGCGCTGGATAACTGGATGCTGGCAGAGAGCTGGATTCGTGGTGTAGATGATCCGTTTATGCGTAATGTTGGACTGGAGAGATTGATAGATCATTATGATCATATCTGTCAGTTGGCAGGGAATAGTTTGCATTGTGCCATAGGTAGTGATCTGGATGGTATGTATGGAACGGAGCAAAGTCCGTACGACCTTGATACCATTGCTGATATGCAAAAGTTAAGCGGTTTGTTACAGCGGCGTGGATATGGTGAGGATGACATAGATAATATATTTTATGGTAATTGGATACGTTTTATGGAAGCAAGTCTACCTTGA
- a CDS encoding RidA family protein — protein MSFVEVKSTIKTADTGAYSAGILVNGWLYISGQGPLDLKSGAVISGSIEEETILTLSHIREIVKAAGGTMENIVKCTVHLSDINDFARFDKTYAAIFGAMKPARTTVQSVLSDGIKIEIDAVAFIG, from the coding sequence ATGAGCTTCGTGGAAGTAAAAAGTACTATAAAAACAGCAGATACAGGAGCATATTCTGCCGGCATTTTAGTAAATGGCTGGCTTTATATCAGTGGTCAAGGGCCGCTTGATCTGAAAAGTGGTGCGGTTATAAGTGGCTCAATTGAAGAGGAGACAATTTTAACACTGTCACATATACGTGAAATTGTGAAAGCTGCGGGTGGAACAATGGAGAATATTGTAAAATGTACAGTTCATCTCAGTGATATAAACGATTTTGCCCGTTTTGATAAAACATATGCCGCTATTTTTGGGGCAATGAAACCTGCCAGGACAACGGTGCAATCCGTTTTGTCAGACGGAATAAAGATTGAGATCGATGCTGTAGCATTTATTGGTTAA
- a CDS encoding 3-hydroxyacyl-CoA dehydrogenase family protein has product MEEKIEIGTIGLGLMGSSIATCILAAGHKVTSVVKSLDEMAPAKERVLGYLKEMQEEGLLSSDPAELVNDLTITDALKDLSTMPVIIESVYEDPITKKQIYAELERYVQPDAIIGSNTSAIPVSILQADLKHPERLLGVHWAEPAHITRFMEIICGDKTKLANAEKVKVLAESWGKEPSVLRKDIRGFITNRIMYAMIREAFHLVEKGYATYEDVDRSLRNDLGAWITFAGPFRFMDLTGIQAYATVMEELFPELDNSAGVPVSMKQLVTAGAQGVRNAQGFYPYSKASAEEWEKCFSRFSFDIRKLAEKYPGDIGDQIDNADNATKE; this is encoded by the coding sequence ATGGAAGAAAAGATAGAGATAGGTACAATAGGGTTGGGGTTGATGGGCAGCAGTATTGCTACATGCATCCTTGCAGCAGGGCATAAGGTCACTTCCGTTGTGAAAAGCCTTGATGAGATGGCTCCGGCAAAAGAGCGGGTATTGGGCTATCTGAAAGAAATGCAGGAGGAGGGATTATTATCTTCTGACCCTGCTGAATTAGTTAATGACCTAACTATCACGGACGCCCTGAAAGATTTATCCACTATGCCGGTGATCATTGAGTCTGTGTATGAAGATCCGATTACCAAGAAACAGATTTATGCTGAACTGGAAAGATATGTGCAACCGGATGCTATCATTGGTAGCAACACTTCTGCGATACCTGTTTCCATATTGCAGGCAGATTTGAAACATCCTGAACGATTGTTAGGTGTACATTGGGCAGAACCTGCTCATATTACACGTTTCATGGAGATTATCTGCGGCGATAAAACTAAACTGGCAAATGCAGAGAAAGTTAAAGTACTGGCCGAAAGCTGGGGTAAAGAACCTTCGGTTCTACGGAAAGATATCCGGGGTTTCATTACGAACAGGATTATGTATGCTATGATCAGAGAAGCATTTCACCTAGTAGAGAAGGGATATGCTACTTATGAAGATGTGGACCGCTCTCTTCGCAATGACCTTGGTGCCTGGATCACTTTTGCAGGGCCTTTCCGGTTTATGGACCTGACAGGGATACAGGCGTATGCTACTGTCATGGAAGAGTTATTTCCAGAACTGGACAATTCTGCGGGGGTGCCTGTATCTATGAAGCAATTAGTAACTGCCGGAGCGCAGGGAGTGAGGAATGCACAAGGTTTTTATCCTTACTCCAAAGCATCTGCGGAAGAGTGGGAGAAATGTTTTTCCCGCTTCAGTTTCGATATCCGTAAGCTCGCTGAGAAATATCCAGGGGATATTGGAGATCAGATTGATAACGCAGATAACGCTACAAAAGAATAA
- a CDS encoding DMT family transporter, whose product MKKIIISWGLLLLCNLMWSLQFTCIKLVQDQVGPYFTVWAPMTMAVLLLLPFILRERNEQKRSVSDLLVFARLGLLGAFPAQVLMTWGTQYSTATNAAVLTLSLPVISTLFAFLVLKEKMNPVRWISFTVAIIGVVLCTFGDIRQASFTAGYTWGNLLIFLAIVGNAYYNTGCKAIAARYSEIEMVFYTYVAMIIFLTPLVLYYEPDVFGRIGRFTTQTWTGLVLLTLFHNFLSMVLFFKALKTLDAMQVALSNYMITFMGLPIAAIWLGEALSGYAIAGGLLVLAGTLIITIVDYRMNHHTAIIKN is encoded by the coding sequence ATGAAAAAGATCATTATATCATGGGGACTGCTACTGCTATGCAATTTGATGTGGTCTCTACAGTTTACTTGTATAAAACTGGTTCAGGATCAGGTTGGGCCCTACTTTACGGTATGGGCGCCTATGACAATGGCCGTATTGTTACTGTTGCCTTTTATACTGCGTGAGCGTAACGAGCAGAAAAGATCAGTATCAGATCTACTTGTTTTTGCGAGGCTTGGTTTGTTGGGAGCTTTCCCGGCGCAGGTGCTGATGACCTGGGGGACGCAATATTCTACAGCCACAAATGCTGCTGTATTAACACTCAGTCTGCCGGTGATCTCCACACTTTTTGCTTTTCTAGTGTTGAAAGAGAAAATGAACCCGGTGAGATGGATCAGTTTTACAGTGGCTATTATTGGTGTGGTGCTATGCACATTTGGAGATATAAGACAGGCTAGTTTTACTGCTGGTTATACCTGGGGTAACCTGCTTATTTTCCTGGCTATTGTGGGGAATGCCTATTACAATACCGGTTGTAAAGCAATTGCAGCCCGCTATTCCGAAATTGAAATGGTATTCTATACCTATGTTGCCATGATCATTTTCCTGACGCCGTTAGTTCTATATTATGAACCTGATGTATTTGGAAGGATAGGGAGATTCACTACACAAACCTGGACGGGATTAGTGCTGCTAACACTGTTTCATAATTTCCTTTCCATGGTACTCTTTTTCAAAGCGCTCAAAACACTGGATGCCATGCAGGTGGCCCTTTCCAATTATATGATCACCTTTATGGGATTACCTATTGCAGCCATCTGGCTGGGGGAAGCACTTAGCGGTTATGCTATTGCCGGGGGCCTGCTGGTACTGGCGGGTACATTAATCATTACTATAGTGGATTATCGAATGAATCATCATACAGCCATCATAAAAAATTAA
- a CDS encoding dihydrodipicolinate synthase family protein, with amino-acid sequence MKNFRSLKGVVPIIPTPFTKEEEIDEESLRNLVDFAVSAGVEAACLPAYASEFYKLTDEEKLRVVKIAVDQAAGRIEIIGQSNHASLKLAINLAQANVAAGADVISLAVPRIFNLPESSIEEYLGEFMQSIPNTPVLLQDFNPGGQSISVEMICNLMNKHTNFKYLKLEEPLCAPKFKEIMDATKGNIGLFEGWGGLYMLELIPTGITGVMPGLGVSDILQKVFCLRKAGDNDKAMRLFEKVMPQIFFSLQNMELFHYAEKELLMARGILNNSYVRKASYTPDPATASYIRELNQNILELVGEGVMQ; translated from the coding sequence ATGAAAAATTTTAGATCCTTGAAGGGAGTAGTACCCATTATACCAACCCCTTTTACAAAGGAAGAGGAGATAGATGAAGAAAGTTTACGGAATCTGGTAGATTTTGCGGTGAGTGCGGGTGTTGAAGCTGCATGTTTGCCTGCTTATGCCAGCGAATTCTATAAATTAACAGATGAAGAAAAGCTGCGGGTAGTAAAGATTGCTGTAGACCAGGCGGCAGGAAGGATTGAGATCATTGGCCAATCCAATCACGCATCGCTGAAATTGGCGATTAATTTAGCGCAGGCGAATGTAGCAGCTGGCGCGGATGTTATTTCATTGGCTGTGCCGCGTATTTTCAACTTACCGGAATCTTCTATAGAGGAATACCTGGGTGAGTTTATGCAGTCTATTCCCAATACGCCTGTTCTGTTGCAGGATTTTAACCCTGGTGGCCAGTCTATCAGTGTTGAAATGATCTGCAACCTGATGAATAAACATACCAACTTCAAATATCTTAAACTGGAAGAGCCTCTCTGTGCTCCAAAGTTCAAAGAGATTATGGATGCTACAAAAGGAAATATCGGGCTGTTTGAAGGCTGGGGCGGTTTGTATATGCTGGAACTGATACCTACTGGTATTACAGGAGTAATGCCCGGATTAGGTGTGTCTGATATACTTCAGAAGGTTTTCTGTCTGAGAAAGGCTGGGGATAATGATAAAGCTATGCGGCTTTTTGAAAAAGTAATGCCCCAGATATTCTTTTCTCTACAGAATATGGAGTTATTTCACTATGCGGAAAAAGAATTACTGATGGCACGCGGTATCCTTAATAACAGTTATGTACGCAAGGCATCTTATACACCGGATCCTGCTACAGCAAGTTACATCAGGGAACTGAATCAGAATATCCTGGAATTAGTAGGGGAAGGAGTAATGCAATAA
- a CDS encoding family 20 glycosylhydrolase, protein MKRIFTILVVCIFVLCWCAVQANDNKNADKFRLLPAPQKVEWNKGAGLKRNELKAIFLKGNLKLPVLAYPLDNLPLADGPGKGILTLEISNSGALPASKESYILQIRNGGVTVSGKDAAGVFYGCQTLLQMMEDATDQRIDIPACTITDFPDIPYRAVHLDLKYHLEKMEYYYRMMDRLAGIKVNAVIIEFEDKLRYRKAEKVGSGNAVSIDEFAALSRYAKERHIEISPLVQGLGHVSFILKHDIYTHLRDDRKIDWVIDPLNPETYDLHFKMYDDAMAATPGSKYLHIGGDEVYNLGASELSKRSGMKPFELQMYWLNKVCKYVTDHGRTPIFWDDMVFSLSNLYGTMRNDRMLDSAYVEKEWAEKQHLLDENVALFPKNCIYMRWNYNFPKIQGNTKAIDWFMANGMQVWGAPAAQDMAAMLPRQNSIYQPTKEFCEIAVEKKLPGMLLTAWDDSSPHIETFWRGFYDYAGLSWNYQDMDATAAHKIFRHRFYAPELAALQFEFQDSLERALDFWDVALINQGHRRHYPYKMDLISLPHSDSTGVWSEKYAAKVERAKLELKRYDNIRSVIEENKKRIRRNRYSLELLTVMNELQIYSSRLLVLLHTYDLATEKDKVKKEISGLVNSFSAYRKQYEDVFSKERFLSNPPGYILDQNNDPMLGNGTNNSDWMHVFELAINDKLLKWLNEK, encoded by the coding sequence ATGAAAAGAATTTTCACCATCCTGGTTGTTTGCATATTTGTTCTTTGTTGGTGTGCGGTGCAGGCAAATGATAATAAAAATGCCGACAAGTTCCGCTTATTACCGGCGCCACAAAAAGTGGAATGGAATAAAGGAGCTGGCTTAAAGCGGAATGAATTAAAGGCGATATTTTTAAAGGGAAACCTGAAGTTGCCGGTACTGGCTTACCCATTGGATAATCTGCCACTGGCAGACGGTCCTGGGAAAGGCATACTTACATTGGAAATTTCTAACAGTGGGGCTTTACCTGCTTCTAAAGAATCTTATATTCTTCAGATACGGAACGGCGGAGTGACTGTTTCGGGAAAAGATGCGGCAGGTGTATTTTATGGATGCCAGACCTTGCTGCAAATGATGGAAGATGCAACAGACCAGCGTATAGACATACCTGCATGCACAATCACTGATTTTCCGGATATCCCCTACCGGGCAGTGCACCTGGATCTGAAATACCATCTGGAAAAGATGGAATACTATTACAGGATGATGGACCGGTTGGCAGGCATCAAGGTAAATGCGGTGATCATTGAGTTTGAAGATAAGCTCAGATACAGGAAAGCGGAAAAAGTAGGATCGGGAAATGCAGTATCTATAGATGAGTTTGCCGCATTGAGCCGTTATGCAAAAGAAAGGCATATTGAGATCAGTCCGCTGGTACAGGGCCTTGGGCATGTATCATTTATTCTTAAACATGATATTTATACACATTTGCGGGACGACCGGAAAATAGACTGGGTGATTGATCCGCTCAATCCAGAAACATATGATCTGCATTTTAAAATGTATGATGATGCCATGGCAGCAACACCTGGTAGTAAATATTTGCATATAGGGGGAGATGAAGTGTATAATCTTGGGGCTTCAGAATTAAGCAAACGTTCCGGCATGAAGCCCTTTGAATTGCAGATGTATTGGCTGAATAAAGTGTGCAAATATGTAACAGACCATGGCCGCACGCCTATTTTCTGGGATGATATGGTGTTTTCACTGTCCAATCTGTATGGCACGATGCGTAATGACAGAATGTTGGATTCTGCATATGTAGAAAAAGAATGGGCAGAGAAACAACATTTGCTGGATGAGAATGTGGCGCTATTCCCTAAGAATTGTATTTACATGCGTTGGAATTATAATTTCCCAAAAATACAGGGAAACACCAAAGCAATAGATTGGTTTATGGCCAATGGTATGCAGGTATGGGGTGCTCCGGCTGCGCAGGATATGGCGGCTATGCTACCCAGGCAGAATTCTATTTATCAGCCAACAAAAGAATTCTGTGAAATTGCTGTAGAGAAAAAACTGCCTGGCATGTTGTTGACCGCATGGGATGATTCCTCTCCGCATATAGAAACTTTCTGGCGTGGCTTTTATGACTATGCCGGTTTATCCTGGAATTATCAGGATATGGATGCGACGGCGGCTCATAAGATATTTCGTCATCGTTTCTATGCGCCGGAATTGGCAGCACTACAATTCGAGTTTCAGGACTCCCTGGAAAGGGCGCTTGATTTCTGGGACGTGGCATTGATCAATCAGGGGCATAGAAGGCATTATCCCTATAAAATGGATCTGATTTCATTGCCTCACAGTGATAGTACAGGCGTGTGGAGTGAAAAATATGCAGCTAAAGTGGAGCGCGCGAAGCTGGAACTGAAACGATATGACAATATCAGATCTGTCATCGAAGAAAATAAGAAAAGGATTCGAAGGAACAGGTATTCATTGGAGCTATTAACAGTAATGAACGAGTTACAGATCTATTCATCCCGATTATTGGTGTTGTTACATACCTATGATCTGGCAACTGAAAAAGACAAGGTGAAGAAAGAAATCAGCGGGCTGGTAAATTCTTTCTCTGCATACAGAAAGCAATATGAGGATGTGTTCTCTAAAGAAAGGTTCCTTTCAAATCCTCCCGGATATATATTGGATCAGAACAACGATCCTATGTTGGGAAATGGAACGAACAACAGCGATTGGATGCATGTTTTTGAGCTTGCTATTAATGATAAATTATTAAAATGGTTGAATGAAAAGTAG
- a CDS encoding family 20 glycosylhydrolase: MKSRIVEALFCWLGVLLIMPIQAFSSLPGDSPGKDAAIFRKQFRLFPFPQKVAFTGGAGLACDGLERVFLKGIVQLPVLRAPLSTLPMAEGSGKGVLTLQINDDPLLPPSEEGYILKITAGQVLIIAKSEVGIFYGCQTLLQMLEDASDQSLVIPACVITDFPEIAYRAVHLDLKYHLDNLDYYYRMMDRLAAIKINAVILEFEDKLRYRSAKVIGAENSISIDEFAALSRYARDRHIEISPLVQGLGHAAFILKHDEYAGLRDDPRKDWVFDPMATGTYALQFKLYDDAIAATPNGKYLHVGGDEVYNLGQSAASRNSGMSTFQLQMYWLNKVCAYAREHNRIPVFWDDMIFSLSGIYMSMHDTHTPADSINLIWEKNAPKIAEYLHLFPKDCIYMRWHYTYPRLQGNQNAVTWLKSHHLKVMGASAVQEMSPMIPRNQSLFNPIKDFSWVAVKHGLEGMLATAWDDSSPHFETFWRGIYDYALLSWKYSDIQAKEAHAIFRHRFYGPALSNERYEFQDSLELAFNFWDTAFVKNSGRITVPKKIDLIELPGSELSADAWRTVYKDRVDLARREIKRYEGTRVVIENSIRSARRNQYALRLFHRMNELQIYNAKLLGLLDDYASEDTSEGMKKVALKIRALECSFADLRREYEMVFSETRFLERPPEYIMDDNYDTMIANATQTSSDWMYLFELKMNMKIQTWLKTMRNI; the protein is encoded by the coding sequence ATGAAAAGTAGGATTGTTGAAGCACTATTTTGTTGGTTAGGTGTTTTGCTGATAATGCCCATTCAGGCATTTTCATCCTTGCCTGGGGATTCTCCGGGCAAGGATGCGGCAATTTTCCGCAAACAATTCAGATTGTTTCCGTTCCCTCAAAAAGTAGCATTCACCGGAGGAGCCGGGCTTGCATGTGATGGTTTGGAAAGAGTGTTCCTGAAAGGCATAGTGCAGCTGCCTGTGTTGCGAGCCCCCTTGTCAACGCTGCCGATGGCTGAAGGGTCGGGGAAAGGAGTGCTTACGTTGCAAATAAATGATGACCCGCTATTACCTCCTTCGGAGGAGGGGTATATACTGAAAATTACTGCCGGGCAGGTTTTAATAATAGCGAAAAGCGAGGTTGGTATCTTTTACGGTTGTCAGACATTACTGCAGATGCTGGAAGATGCCAGTGATCAGTCGCTGGTCATTCCAGCATGTGTAATAACGGATTTTCCGGAAATCGCCTACAGAGCTGTGCATCTGGATCTGAAGTACCATCTGGATAACCTTGATTATTACTACCGAATGATGGACCGGTTGGCGGCCATTAAAATAAATGCAGTTATCCTTGAATTTGAAGATAAGTTAAGATATCGTTCAGCAAAGGTAATCGGTGCCGAAAATTCCATTTCAATAGATGAGTTTGCAGCACTCAGCAGGTATGCCAGGGACAGGCACATTGAAATCAGCCCGCTGGTACAGGGCTTAGGCCATGCGGCTTTCATTTTGAAGCATGATGAATATGCAGGTTTGAGGGATGATCCGCGGAAGGACTGGGTGTTTGATCCAATGGCTACAGGTACTTATGCATTACAGTTCAAACTGTATGACGACGCAATCGCTGCAACGCCAAATGGAAAATACCTGCATGTAGGGGGAGATGAAGTGTATAACCTTGGACAATCGGCAGCCAGCAGGAATTCGGGGATGAGTACTTTTCAATTGCAAATGTACTGGTTGAACAAGGTTTGTGCTTATGCACGGGAACATAACAGGATCCCTGTTTTTTGGGATGACATGATCTTTTCCCTTTCAGGCATCTATATGTCCATGCACGATACCCATACCCCAGCTGATTCCATCAATTTAATATGGGAGAAGAATGCACCAAAGATAGCAGAGTACCTACACCTTTTTCCTAAAGATTGTATTTACATGCGTTGGCATTATACATACCCCCGGTTGCAGGGTAACCAGAACGCCGTGACCTGGCTTAAATCCCATCATTTGAAAGTAATGGGTGCCAGCGCGGTACAGGAAATGTCTCCCATGATACCGCGTAATCAGTCACTTTTTAACCCCATAAAGGACTTTAGCTGGGTGGCGGTGAAACATGGGCTGGAAGGTATGCTGGCGACAGCCTGGGATGATTCATCTCCCCATTTTGAAACATTCTGGCGGGGGATCTATGATTATGCTTTGCTCAGTTGGAAGTATAGTGATATACAGGCGAAAGAAGCGCATGCTATATTCCGGCATCGTTTTTACGGACCTGCGTTGAGCAATGAGCGATATGAGTTTCAGGATTCCCTGGAACTTGCCTTCAATTTCTGGGATACGGCATTTGTAAAAAATAGCGGAAGGATTACCGTACCTAAAAAAATTGACCTTATTGAGCTACCTGGATCAGAGTTGTCTGCAGATGCCTGGCGGACCGTTTATAAGGATAGGGTTGATCTTGCCCGAAGGGAAATAAAAAGATATGAAGGAACACGTGTTGTTATTGAAAATAGCATAAGATCTGCAAGGCGGAATCAATATGCGTTGCGCCTTTTTCACAGGATGAATGAATTACAGATTTATAATGCAAAATTACTTGGCCTGCTGGATGATTATGCTTCGGAAGATACATCGGAAGGGATGAAAAAAGTGGCATTGAAGATCAGAGCGCTGGAGTGTAGCTTTGCCGATCTTAGAAGGGAATATGAAATGGTGTTTTCAGAAACAAGATTTCTTGAAAGGCCACCTGAGTACATCATGGATGATAACTACGATACAATGATTGCGAATGCCACGCAAACAAGTTCAGACTGGATGTATCTTTTTGAATTGAAAATGAATATGAAGATTCAGACATGGCTCAAAACCATGCGAAACATTTAG
- a CDS encoding PVC-type heme-binding CxxCH protein — translation MDKLKSGTLLLIFSAGLLFAGCKQNRYDEGKSVENEMQHFVLQDGFDIENVAAEPQVVMPVSMAIDEDGNTYVVEMGDYPFVADAAAGKGNIKMLLDVNGDGNFDSTFVFAQGIPDATSVLPYKRGLLVTAAPNILFMKDTDGDHTADIIDTLFTGFFTGNSEAQITNLTYGVDNWIYANNHGQAGQVKFLKRPDLAVLPMGGHDFRFRLDTEQFEAESGTGQYGLAINDWNHRFYTQNTLHIQTNPIAWRYLHRHDHMPSYNGDYNPSDHELEMFQLTPPPYWRKERSERRQHQYDSLKLNQVEWISGHFTGASGATFYGGENFPKEYYGSIFTGEVAGNLVHRDVVSRTADKSLYTASRGALEKSREFLASKDSWFRPTSFYSGPDGNLYVVDMYRQHIETPVSIPDDLKADMDFHAGNDKGRIYLIFPKGKKKVVKPKMNAMSSAELVQLLVHPGAWWRTNAQRLLIDRKDLSVIPAVREILVSNTDPRFRLRALYTLEGLQALTMADVKLAMNDVDPGVREHGAILSERFPALLPDLLKLTEDSVAYVVFQAALSVGNAPADKAIQALSLVLTKHTTDSILHIAVLTAKPCTSLKFLQALKNSGSYFETTGKCKLEFVRSFGYVNGARNEGGEIAALIGFLQDPVIAKDVKWAGAITAGLLDGLTSEGKTLSAEALSALRKYEGSIADATIKSTVSNLLQLANPTN, via the coding sequence ATGGATAAATTAAAGTCAGGTACATTGCTGCTCATTTTCTCCGCCGGTCTGCTTTTTGCCGGATGTAAGCAAAACCGTTATGACGAGGGGAAATCCGTGGAAAATGAAATGCAGCATTTTGTTTTACAGGATGGATTTGATATTGAGAATGTTGCTGCTGAACCACAGGTGGTTATGCCTGTTTCGATGGCCATTGATGAAGATGGTAATACATATGTGGTAGAAATGGGGGACTATCCTTTTGTGGCGGATGCTGCAGCCGGAAAAGGCAATATTAAGATGCTGCTGGATGTGAATGGAGATGGGAATTTTGATTCCACCTTCGTATTTGCACAGGGGATTCCAGATGCAACCTCAGTGCTTCCCTATAAAAGAGGCCTTCTTGTTACGGCAGCCCCCAATATTCTATTCATGAAAGATACCGATGGTGATCATACGGCGGATATTATTGACACACTGTTCACTGGGTTCTTTACAGGGAATTCAGAAGCGCAGATCACTAATCTCACCTACGGGGTGGATAACTGGATTTATGCCAATAACCATGGTCAGGCAGGACAAGTGAAGTTTTTGAAAAGACCGGACCTGGCAGTATTACCAATGGGGGGCCATGATTTCAGATTCAGGTTAGATACAGAGCAATTTGAAGCAGAGTCAGGAACCGGACAGTATGGTTTGGCCATCAATGACTGGAACCATCGTTTTTATACGCAGAACACACTACATATACAAACAAATCCAATAGCCTGGAGATATCTGCACAGGCATGACCATATGCCATCTTATAATGGTGATTATAATCCATCTGATCATGAGTTAGAAATGTTTCAGTTAACGCCGCCCCCTTACTGGCGGAAGGAACGGAGTGAAAGACGTCAGCACCAGTATGATTCCCTTAAACTAAACCAGGTGGAATGGATCTCAGGGCATTTCACTGGTGCTTCCGGCGCTACGTTTTACGGTGGAGAGAATTTTCCCAAGGAGTATTACGGTTCCATTTTTACAGGAGAAGTAGCCGGGAATCTTGTGCATCGAGACGTTGTTTCCCGTACAGCAGATAAGTCCTTATATACTGCCAGCCGTGGAGCACTTGAAAAAAGCAGGGAATTCCTGGCATCTAAAGATTCCTGGTTTCGCCCCACTTCATTTTATTCCGGCCCGGATGGTAACTTGTATGTGGTTGATATGTACCGCCAGCATATTGAAACGCCGGTTTCTATTCCTGACGATCTGAAAGCTGATATGGATTTTCATGCGGGTAATGATAAAGGCAGAATCTATCTGATTTTTCCTAAAGGGAAAAAGAAAGTAGTGAAACCGAAGATGAATGCTATGAGTTCTGCAGAATTGGTACAGCTGTTGGTACATCCTGGTGCCTGGTGGCGTACCAATGCGCAGCGGCTGTTAATTGACCGGAAAGATCTGTCTGTAATTCCTGCAGTAAGAGAGATATTGGTATCCAATACAGATCCCCGGTTTCGTTTGCGGGCCTTATACACATTGGAAGGGCTTCAGGCACTTACAATGGCGGATGTGAAGCTGGCTATGAATGATGTGGACCCTGGTGTGAGAGAGCATGGGGCTATACTATCTGAAAGATTTCCAGCATTGTTGCCAGACCTGTTGAAGCTGACAGAGGATAGTGTTGCATATGTTGTATTTCAGGCAGCACTGAGCGTTGGAAATGCACCGGCAGATAAAGCAATACAAGCATTAAGCCTTGTGCTCACCAAACACACTACTGATTCAATATTGCATATTGCCGTATTGACTGCCAAGCCCTGCACTTCCTTGAAATTCCTGCAGGCGTTGAAGAATAGCGGTAGCTATTTTGAAACGACAGGCAAGTGCAAATTAGAGTTTGTAAGATCATTTGGCTATGTGAATGGTGCAAGAAATGAAGGTGGAGAAATTGCGGCACTTATAGGGTTCTTGCAGGATCCTGTGATAGCAAAAGATGTTAAATGGGCAGGTGCTATTACTGCGGGATTGTTGGATGGGCTTACTTCTGAGGGAAAAACATTATCAGCAGAAGCCCTGTCCGCATTGAGGAAATATGAAGGTAGCATAGCGGATGCTACTATTAAAAGCACCGTGTCGAACCTATTACAACTGGCAAATCCTACTAACTAA